CGTAGTACGTGTTCATTCCATGATTCCTTTGCGCCCATGGGAGAATAGCTAAGCCACCGAGCACGCCTCCAGCCGTCGAACGGAACAACGGCGCGAACAGTAGCGAAGAAGAGCCTCCTGACGTATAACTGGTACCGAGAAGACTCGCATAACCGGAGTAATCGTGTTGGTGGCGGCGAAACTGAGGCTGCTGCGTTGGTTGATATCGGTCAACGTACGCCGCATCTTCCGTGCCGCGGGGACGGTGGTCGACCACCGAGGTAAACACCGCATGATCACGGTGAAGGGTCGGCCGATGTGGAACCTCGGAATCCGCCACGGGGCTTTGTCCTCCGCGGCCATAGAGCGGGACGAGGGTGTCCTGGGAGAGGGAGGCCTTGCAGACAGGGCACTGCCTCGGGGACATGCTCTCCACCTGCATCCACTTGTAGATGCAAGGCCAACAATAGAGATGACCGCAGAGCGTGACGACCGGATCGACCACAAAGTCCAAACAGATGTTGCAGTCAAAGCAGCCGTTCATGGACGATGCAGGGGAAGCAGCATCGTCTGAGATGCCGCTCTTCGTCGACAAGTCTTTCTCCTCGGGTTTCTCCTTACCGGAGCAAGCACGGTGGATGTAGGCTCGGGGAATGCCGTCAACCTCCTCCATCCGCACTCGGAGACCTTGTGCTGGTTACAGAAGGAAGCTAGCTAGCTGCAGAACACTAGTTCAACAAAAGGGAACAAAGTCATTGATTGAAAGCAGCAACGAGTCTGGAAAATATCTATGCAACATTAAAAGAACGAGTCTGTGTGGGTCACAGACAAAACAATTCAATGATATGCTCGACACAAGCAACAGCCGGGGACCGCGTTGGTCGGTCACTTTTCTTAATGCCGACCACTTCATATAAAAATCTGTCAGCGAATAGAGGATAAGGTTGTTCTCGTCATGGTAGGTCAGCTCCATACAGGCAAAGAGCAGATAAGAGCCAAGACGAGCAGAGGATGGAACCAAACATTGAATAGGGTGGTGGGCCATCGACGACTTAAAGAAAGGCAATGCTATGTATGAACCCTTCCTCAACGACGACAGGAATAAGGAAGCTTGAGGCGGTGACGCGGAGAGTATGGGTCCACAACAAAGTGAACACGGTAGCGTCTGAGCCTATCCAGAATAGAAATATAATACCACCTGCAGTCTGTGTTTGGACTGTGCAAGAAAAAGGAGCATCTTTTTGCCTTCTTCCCTACGAGGAAGAGACATCTACCACCATCGTCTTGAAGCATCGGCATCCAAAGTGTAATAAAAGTTCTATCGGAAGAGAGAAGAAGGAAGGAAGATATAAGGTAAGATGCAAGCGTTTTTGTGGTTACAACAACAATAAGATTAAGACGATCTCCAgataatatcaaatcaagatccaGACAAGTATATTTGGTTTAATTTGTCAAAGAGGAAGAACGATGATTGCAATTGCGTTTCCAAAGTATGGAAGTTGATATAGTTTACGATCGTCTGAGCTCAAAATTACTGTTCTAACAGTTCCATTGATCAGTAGCAGGGAAAACAGATACCAAAGGAACAATTCAAAAGGACAGTCGAAGCCATTGACTCTAAGATGAGCAGTAGGTGATAGTTTCAGAGCAAAAAACAAAGAGCAAGAGCACACCCACCAGACACCCAAACTTGTGATATGAAACCATGATTCCTTCCCAAAAAAGAGGAAGtgtgagaagaaagaaagaacaatTCGGTCTCAAGAAAGCGAAGGGCAGAGTATATTATATCTTCTGGATCAAAGTTGGCACATGTAAACACTTACCAAGCGCTTCGATGCCAACCAACCAAAGAAATCTTTCAAGGACGAAAGAGAAAAGATGCAGCGGTATCGCACAGGCACATGCTCTGTCTGTTTGGAGAATAATCGATAGGGACACAAAACCATCCAAAAAGGTTCTTAAATGAAAGGAAAGGTGTCGAAAAAATAGGCATAGCTTCCGTGAAGCCATCAACCGAGTCACCTAAAATCTTCTTCTTTCCCAATTTGAAAATGATTCTTGCACCGATCGAAATCCCTAACCTACACTATCAGAAGATTTCGGGCAGAAGCAAAAGGATGGTGCACGGATCGTAACGCATGTGGATATCCAATGTGTCCGAGGAAAGAATCGGGGTCCGATCTCAAGTATCGAGACAAAACTGTTGCCTCTACGATCGAGAGGCGAGAAGAAGTAAGAAGGAGTGCATTAGGCAAAAAAGAAGTCGCTTTTCTCTTGCCCTTTTTCTGTTGCTCATGAATAAAATCAACCAAATAAGCCAAAAATGGGCCCGAAAACCCCCAACTTGATGATTTTTCGTATCAAAACATCGTCTTCGTGCAAGATTGCGGGGGTGAGGAACCACAAGAACAAAACTAAGAACAGCTCAAGAATCTCCATCGACGTACCGATTTCGAAGTCCAGGAAGAAGCGTTACGATCTCTCTGTCTCGATCCGGCAACGCCTTGGTAAACGAGACGGGAAGGGGAAGGCAAAACAACAGGCGGTGCTTCAGCGCGACGGTGGTAGCGACCCCGACCCCCTCGGTATTTATAGCCGAGAGCCGAAGCAGGCAGGCCACGGAAAGGGGGAGCCACTGATCTCGTGCGAGCCGATTCCTTTCACCCACGCCAAAACTCCTGTTCAAAATTTCCCATCCCCAAACCTAAATCGAGTTCACCCATCTGACCACAGAATCCAACTTACATCCCGGAGATGAGAACACCACAAGGCGGCACATAGATTTACCCTTAACCCTTTTTCCGATGCACCGACACCGACACGGCAACGGTGTGTCCGTATCGATGCAGCGTAGACTTGGGGATGTGAACACGATATCATGTCAACGCCAACGCCAACGCATCAACAAGTTTTATATGCTATGGTAAAAGCCCATACGGCGCTGAGTCACGTCGAGGTAAGTATGATTAGATGATAATGACGAGATACGGAACAGTCTTCATACCAAAACAACACAAAAGAAATCACGAGTGGCACGTGATCTGATAAGATCATGATTAAGATGTGATCAAGTGTGCTTTATTTTCAATGTGAAAAATACCATCATTTAAattgttatattatatatatatatatatatattatactgtGTGCATTAGATGGTAATGAAATGGTAATGCAAAGATTAGAGTATCTCTCTCTATTTAGTAGAATATTGTTAGTGAATTTTTGCTAGAAACGTATGACAACATCTTAGTGGTAATATTAGAGCACAGTGTGGAGTGGAATGATGCTCGTGATGGGAGGGAGACTTGAAGCTTCATCATATCATGGCTTCTTGTGGACGCtacataaagaaagaaagaagtaataaataaatgaaaagtaAGTTTGTACTAAAACAACATTTGATGCTTCAACCACGTgcttttgatgaaataaatattctttttgtttctctctctctctctagccatCATCGATTCTTATGAAGCTTCCGACAAGTTTCATGGAACCAACAGTTCTCAGAAGCTGATTTGAGCCTTACAGAGAGAAAGTAGGAGGGTGTGTTTGGAGTAGGATAAGAAGCAGTGCTTGAGAAGGTAGTGTGTTGTTATCCATGGCGGCATCGACCAAATGTGCACCATTGCAAGGCAGAGAAGGAACTCCCAGTTGTGTCAATACAGTCCAAAAGGCTTGTTGGAACCATCATCATTTTGATTGAGATGGAAACCTACAAAGCAAACTAGTCCTTTAGTTTGGCATCTGGGTTTCTTAGACAGGAATCAATTGCCTGTAATGCTCTGATGACAACACAAGCTGCAATCTGTGGGGCCAAATTGGATGAGCAATTAAGGAAGAGATGTGCACATTTCAATCTTGTCATTTTTGCTTATGACACCCATACTGCTTACCATGTCATACTGGTTCATGCAACGATACCAAAGTCCATCCATTTTGGTCCTAATGAATCCAAGAGTGGTTATCATGTCATCGTCATCTTCTTCTGATGCAAGGAGTGATAGATGAAAATAACCTAATTTCAACTTAGATATATCCCGATTAGTTAGTAGATTTGAAGTAAGCTAAGTTTACTCGATCATGATTGAAACAATTAGAgagtaaaaatatttaaataataacaAATGGTCGGTAGAGTCGATGCAAGATGCAAAACGACGTAATAATAATGGTATGTGAGTCAAAATTATCGGGCTCCTGCATCCATTTAGTATTAATCCGAATCCAAATTGTGTCAAACAGCACATAGTGCTTGAAATTTGAAGCGATATCTTATCCTGCCTATTGCTTTAGGTCACCGATGAACACGGTTTCTGTGCCTCATTCCTTTTCTCCTTCTGTATTCTAAGATTTCTACCGTGTGGAGGAATGAATGTAGATCAGTTCACGTACGGATGAGATCGGGTGACGGTGATAATGGCTATTAGAAAACCAGCTCACAGTTTGCATAGCTCATTACTGTGGGGGTAAAGCCACAAGCACAAAAGGAGAGGCTCCCCTCGTTTCATGGATACCACTTAATGGGGACTTTATTGGTTGTTACTACTACTCCTTACTAGTACTACATATTCATTGCAATGCCTTATAAAATATTTAGgtgattcaattcttcttcttATATTGAATTTAAATTAGGTATGTGGACTCATCCCGTCTGGTCATATCGATGACAAGAACAAacatgtatataatatttttataaaataataatcattgaAAGAAAAATCTTCGTCAATACGATAATAAAATCATTGATAACGATAAAATACAGTCCATAAATAAGTCACTTGGACATCAACCAAAAACAACGATAAAGAATACTTTACTCAAAAATATTTTACAAGTATTCCTCTTTATTAACCCACTATAAAAAGTTAGCTTAGGCGATgataattaagattttttttttactaaatttaTCTTATTCTTATCGAGATTAACTTGAGCATCAAAAAGATTGCAAAATCTGTTAAATTTTTATCTTCAGGTCGAAAAGTGCAACCAAGTCCATCTTAATTCTCAAAAAGCATTCGAGTCATCCAAATATTATGGACTTatcatttatataatatatattttttttctaagatTCAGATATTATCGACTTATAACTATCAATTTCTAATATGACACCATCTCGTCTGTCAACATAAGCTTTCGGATGTGATTTGACAATGATATAAAAACGTAATTATTGGCGAGCTATGACGATGACAAAAGTAGAGTTGTCGACGCTAAGCAACCGTGTGGCGGTGGACGGCTGTTCGGACCATATCAACTTAGGTCATCCCAAGAGCTGCCCGAGGCTTGCAGGCGCAAAGAGGAGATCTACTTACCATTCCAAGTCCCGACGGTAATCATACTTGTGGTCATGATCGGCCTCCGATCGGACTGTATACTTAACATAATCTACGTATCTTAACCCCCCAAATAATGTGGTGAGCGCCATCTGTGGCTGTGCAGAGTGATCAGTGGTGGGTTGGTGTGCGAGAAAAGTCCGAAGTCGTCGGCGACGAGCGATGGGATGGACAGCGACGGCTGACGCAGCAGATTGGCGTtgaccttttctttttatttcctgCAGTGATTTCGGCAGCTACATCACTTTCACCCACTGTTATGTTATCCTAACATCGACCGTAAAAAAGAAGGATCGACTCCCTTCACAAGCGGATCAATCAGATCGCCATGAAAATGGAGACAGATCGGCTCGAATTGGATCATTTGAAATGtaaataatcttattttcttatttattatcaaggatatttgtaataaaaatatcatgtaatgtattttatatttttattaaaattatcgaACTTGTAGTGTGACGAATCGATCGAGCTAATTCGATTAGCCTAATTTGATTAATACATGTCTAATTCATGTACAACGAATGGGGGCTTTGACCAACGTAAAAAGGGTTTCATACCATATTCTAATCACCCATTATCATTGACCAACGCCGAGCTGTCTACTTGAACTGCGTGCATATTGATCAGGCGCACTACGAGCTCTGCAAATGAGTTCTTGGAGTAGAGCATTATCACCCTGTAATAGCCACATCTATAGATCAGACAGCAGTGGCAATCTAAGATAACTGATAATTGAGAGAATTGGCACCACAAATTTGCTAAATACAACcagaatatttttttcaaatttgaGGTTTAAGGCCCAATTTCAAGCTCAGAAGTATTCTCTACAAATTACAGCTTGAAAAATAACCACGGGAGCTTCTTATTCAACAATCCACAAACAATTGCTTGGAACTCTCATGCTTGCGTCTCCTCAAAATGGAGGGGGTGTTCTTGAAGCTCTTggctgcacttctcaaaaaggatGCAGGACTTACTGGAATACTAGCAAGACTTTGAGAATGGTTTGGAGGCGTAGAACATTCGCCGGAGCTGTGATTCTGTTGTATATGGCCGTTTGAGACAGCCCTTTCTTCACTTGAAGTGGAAACCATTATATCTTGCACCTGCACATGGAGGTAAGTCCCAGGAACAAGGTCGCTCTGGCGACCTCCATCATTGTTGGATAAACCGAATCCTGGAATATTTGATTTATCAGTGTAAGAATGATCGTCTGAGCAGAGATGATTGCTCGAAGAAGGATTCATTTCCGACTGAATAGTGGAACAATTTTGTAAATCTGAAGCATTTCCACGAGCAGAACCATCTCTGTGCCATGTATCAGACTCGTGGCATGATCGCTCACAGCTGCTGCAAGACATAGCAGTCTGGGCAATTGCACCAGGGCTTTCATCAATCGAAAAGTTAAGATGCCTCGTAGAATTATTTACCTCTGTCATGTGTCTACACCTTGTTGAAATAACTTTCATCTCTATGTCTAAGAATCTTGAATCCTCTAATGTCATACTCTGGTTGTTTACTCTGAAACATCTAGATACACCACCGAGAAGAGGTCGCAAGCTGGCATCAAGTGCCCGTTTACTAGGATTCTGATGATCCAAAACGGCAGCATTAGCCGTAAAATGACTACCAAACCCAAGTATGCCTTGCTCTGAAGAATCTGCTTCTAAGCATCCCACCTTCTGTATACAGTCCTCCAAATTAAGAGCAATAACACCAGATGGTTGGTCAAAACTCTTGGATGATAAATAAGAAGCCAGCTTCTTCTTCAATGAGCAGTTCCAATGGTTTTTGATTGAGTTCTCTGCCCTGGCAGATAATTGATCAAATCATGAATGTATGAACTAATTATTCGATGAAAACATCAAATCCACGAGTACGTAAAACCCAGCAAAACTCTAAACATCAACTGCACGTGAGGATCCTATTAGTATTGAAACAAAATAAAGGTTTCATGAAAATGCATGTAATTTAATCAGAAGACGAGCATGTCAGCTAAATATTCTAGAAGACCACATTGTTTCTTGCAAACCTTGATTTATCACCAACTATCTTTTGCACTAGCATCAAGATGGAAGCAAAGTAAACCTCCATCCAGATTGAGGTTTCCATTAAATATCATCTGAATTGATACTTTCACATGAAAATAGTTAGAGACGGGAGATGCAAGCAAAGGACTAGAAAGAGCAACTTTGACATTGAATATTTAGCAAACCAGGAGTGCAGGTAAGGCATTAATTACATCTTTGAAGCAAAGATTGTACAGTCAGAAAAATGAAGTATCATCTTTATTCATACCATATGCTATTTTCGAGTTACACTCTAATTATAGTACATTGCCTATAATGAAGTTGTGCAAGCCTACATGTCAAATTAAGTGTTTTTTTCAAATGGAAAACAAGAGCAATACCTTCCATGTAAATGCTTGGCTATCTCAGCCCATTTATTTCCATATTTTTTATGGGCATAAATTAATGTCACTTCTTCTTCTGGCGTCCATGCATCTTTTTTTATTGCAGGGTTCAAGTGGTTATACCACCTGAAAAACATATTGTGGAAGCATTAATTCTACCCATTCAAACTCAGGCGTCTGCAAGAACCAGTTAACTATTGCGTACACAAAATGGAAATTAAGTAAGAGAAATGCACCGAAAAATTCTAAAATCTTTGATATTCTAACCAATATAGCAATTAATTTTAAATCCAAAATAATTTTGCGACTAGGATCCACTCACACGGCACCAAAATATGAAATGTTTATTTCCCACTGATATATTGAAGTTTTCCAACAAAGGTAGCATCTTCAACATTATTGATCAAGGAATTAAATTTCAATTATATTGGACAGTAGAGACCGGTATTTACTAGTGCAACCAAGGACCAGTATAGGGCCACATAGGTTGGTACCAGTGGGGATttatacttttattatttttttgggtAATTCCAGATGGTCTAGTATGATCAAGATTGAAATCCTTGCTCTTGATATCAACATATAGCTGATCTTATATCAGTAAAATGCCAGAGCATCCGACTAAGAAATTTTTATTGATGTATAAGCTAAGCATCAGTGAATTTGGTAACTATCAAGAATATTATATTATGGCCCTAAGGTACATACCTCTCACGACATTGCTTGCCTATGCGGCCCGACAATGACTTTGCAATGATAGACCATCTCTTACAACCATGCTTTGCAACTAGCTTGATAATGCACTCATCTTCCTAAACATCATAGAAGAACCAGATTTGAGCAATCAACAAACATGCCGTTAATTTCCTAGTTAAGGAGTGGCTTGCACCTCTTTTGTCCAACTTCCTTTAACTAGCTCCGGGTTGAGAACCTTCTGCCACCTATGCAGGCACTGAATATCTGTCCGGCCTGGGAAAGCCTCAGCTGGTGAGGATCATTACACTCATTAATTCAAGCACCAAAAGTAGCCAATGCTGAAACTgctaattattcatgaatgaaTTTACTCTATATTGggttgttttaaaaaaaaaggggcaaaactcaACAGAGAATTCTAGTCTTCATGTTATTTGCACACCTTTTTATTCTAACCATAAAAACACAAGTACTTGTTTGTAGGTCTTTAAACATATGAAAAAGGAAGAAGTGCTACATATTGAACATAACTAATCAAGAAACCATGCAAACAGAAGttgcgatttttttttttttacctatcCTCTTCCAGTTTCTTCCATCAAACTGCTTCACAGCTCTAGATAAAATGGCATCCTGTCATCAAAATGCATGATTAAAAAGCAAGCagataaaaatatatacatttagCTAAGCTCACCTTTCTTCTAAAAGTGGAACATTTTAAGAAAGGCAGGATAAATTTACACTCCCAGTTCATTTATTAAGGAAAGAATAAGCCGAAGAGGTAAACAGAAGAAAAACAGCAAAAGGAAATAAAAGAGCAAGGCAATGAACTTGAGGAAAAAACAGAAAGCAGAAGgataaaaaagaatagaaaataataaaacaaaCTTAAAACAAACATTCCCCAGGCTAAAGGAAGACAGTTACCATGAACTTACCACACTTTCAATATGCTTCCCTCCCATATCTACTATCAAACATCATCCAACATTACCTAAATATCATACTATCTCCCGAACTTCCAGATTTATCTTCCTCTACACCATCAATCACCCTTCTGTTGCATTCCAGACATGCTATTCAACATGACGACACGAAGTAACATCTTCAAACAACTTTTCCTTTTTCCCGGTAAGACCAGCTACAACTAGGAGCAAAGGAAAGAAATCGAAATCGTCAGAGAAGTCCAAAGAGATGGCCTCTAAAATTTTTTGGCCAAAgttctttaacccgacaacagtcAAAATAGATGTAATCCTGACTCCAAACCTCCTCTCCAATAATGTGATTGTTAAACTCTACCATGGCCTATATTTTATGCATAGATAGCCAATTAAATGAAAATCTTTACCACAAGGAGACTAAATCTTCCAAACTGACTTCAAAAGAGACTTTACAAACTTCATATCGGAGAAAATTTTAAAGGGATGCTAGGAAGAAAGAACAATATGGTCTCAATCTGCACCGAAATTGGTCAGGTTTCTTGTTCCAAATTCAACTCTTAAAGCTGATGTATGGTTCATCTATGTTTCATCTGAAAAAACATACCAAAGGCAATCCTTATTCTCACAAAGTCTTCAAGTTATGTAGTGAAATACCTGAAAAATAACTTTCACTGGTTAGAGCATCACACCCTTGAGAGTAAAATTAGAACCTCCTAACCACATGTGGCACCAGTAGCTCAAATTTACCCTGCCTGAAAATGGCACCATAGAAGAACTCACGCTGCAAAGAGAAACTGACCTTTCCtatggcaaagactcttctaaaatAATCTCATTAAGTGCCAAGACATAACTGCCATCCAAAAAATCATCTACAAACAGTGCCCAAGGAGGAAGATATCCACCAAATAGCTTCATAGCCACCTAACCAGCAATTGACTATTAGCTTCTTCAGATTTTCTTAATACCAAGCCCCTTTGATTATCCCAATTCATTCTACACTCGATAAGCATATGCCTTCCACAAGTCAAAATAGCATGCAATGAAGTGTGCTAATGCTATGCAAAAAGGGTCAGGAAATTAGAATGATGAGACGAGCCATGCAAACAAAGACCAAATTGTTCTTCTCCTGAGTGCTGAGCAATTGGAGGCCCGTTAAAGTCAGAAAAAAGGAATAGGTATACGAtgatctaaattttgaattcttaaTTGAATCAGATTGGCAATCTTAGATGAACAAATTGATATGTACACTCATTCGCAAGATTAATCTCAAACACAATCACATAGTGCTCACCTCCTCATTTGTCCAGCCCCCCTTTGTTGATCTCCGAGTCGGACCACTTATTTTTCTGAAAATATAAGGGGAAAAAACTACAATCATTATGCCTATCATGTAAAGAATCCCACACGAGTACGGTcccattttcaatcaaaagataTCAAAAGCAATGCTTAATTCACACATCACCGTGGGCCGATCAAATTAATCAAGAATTAAGGTTAGAGATGAAAACTGCTATTTTTATGATTCAGCATCTATAATATGTATAAGCCGTAGAGATCAGTTCAGGCCAGCCAAATCCACTCAACCAACGAGTTCAACAGAAAACCAAGGAAAACAACAATGATATCAAAAGCACACCGAGCAGAATAAGACTTGTGAAAATTCCAACGATCTATGCTTTTCTAAACCAAAACCAATTCTTGACATCGATTCTCCAGCCAACGCAAAGATGAACTAAAACGCAGGACCGCCAAAGAAGACGCACCAAAAGCCAAACTAGAGAGGTGGGATCCCTCGTACCTAGGAGGAACCGGAGAAGAAAACGACGGAGGGACTTCCGGAGCCCTCTCCGCCTTGGCTTCTCCCACATCCAACTCTTCCACCATGCCTCTCTTCTCCTCCGGACCCCAACGCCAAACGTGAAGAGACAAGCAAGCAAATGTATGCCTTCTCACCTCCGGAACGCGGAGGAGCGCCGCCCAAGTTTCCCGCGAGAACGAAGGGTAGCAGAGTGCTAGGGTTTTCGACCTTTCAACTTCGAAGGCGGGAAAGAAGAGAGAGGGACAGAGAGGGTTGCGGGGGAGAGAGACACACAGAGATTGATGGAGAGCAAAAGGACTGCAGAGAGCAGCACGACAAAGCCCTCCTATTTAACGGCCGTAGCATTTACTGTGAACTCCCTCCTTGTGTGGCAAGCTACTTTATGGTACACAGCGTGCTTTGGAAGGAAGACTCCCCCTTTTATAAAGATTAATTTGCATTTATATCGCTTCTAGCTAAGTAATTTGCTTATTAAAAtcgcaattatatatatatatatatatatatatattcttgtagTTAAACATCGTCTATTGATCATTAAAG
This Musa acuminata AAA Group cultivar baxijiao chromosome BXJ1-2, Cavendish_Baxijiao_AAA, whole genome shotgun sequence DNA region includes the following protein-coding sequences:
- the LOC135597632 gene encoding transcription factor MYB3R-2-like isoform X3, with product MVEELDVGEAKAERAPEVPPSFSSPVPPRKISGPTRRSTKGGWTNEEDAILSRAVKQFDGRNWKRIAEAFPGRTDIQCLHRWQKVLNPELVKGSWTKEEDECIIKLVAKHGCKRWSIIAKSLSGRIGKQCRERAENSIKNHWNCSLKKKLASYLSSKSFDQPSGVIALNLEDCIQKVGCLEADSSEQGILGFGSHFTANAAVLDHQNPSKRALDASLRPLLGGVSRCFRVNNQSMTLEDSRFLDIEMKVISTRCRHMTEVNNSTRHLNFSIDESPGAIAQTAMSCSSCERSCHESDTWHRDGSARGNASDLQNCSTIQSEMNPSSSNHLCSDDHSYTDKSNIPGFGLSNNDGGRQSDLVPGTYLHVQVQDIMVSTSSEERAVSNGHIQQNHSSGECSTPPNHSQSLASIPVSPASFLRSAAKSFKNTPSILRRRKHESSKQLFVDC
- the LOC135597632 gene encoding transcription factor MYB3R-5-like isoform X4 is translated as MVEELDVGEAKAERAPEVPPSFSSPVPPRKISGPTRRSTKGGWTNEEDAILSRAVKQFDGRNWKRIAEAFPGRTDIQCLHRWQKVLNPELVKGSWTKEEDECIIKLVAKHGCKRWSIIAKSLSGRIGKQCRERWYNHLNPAIKKDAWTPEEEVTLIYAHKKYGNKWAEIAKHLHGRAENSIKNHWNCSLKKKLASYLSSKSFDQPSGVIALNLEDCIQKVGCLEADSSEQGILGFGSHFTANAAVLDHQNPSKRALDASLRPLLGGVSRCFRVNNQSMTLEDSRFLDIEMKVISTRCRHMTEQL
- the LOC135597632 gene encoding transcription factor MYB3R-2-like isoform X1, producing MVEELDVGEAKAERAPEVPPSFSSPVPPRKISGPTRRSTKGGWTNEEDAILSRAVKQFDGRNWKRIAEAFPGRTDIQCLHRWQKVLNPELVKGSWTKEEDECIIKLVAKHGCKRWSIIAKSLSGRIGKQCRERWYNHLNPAIKKDAWTPEEEVTLIYAHKKYGNKWAEIAKHLHGRAENSIKNHWNCSLKKKLASYLSSKSFDQPSGVIALNLEDCIQKVGCLEADSSEQGILGFGSHFTANAAVLDHQNPSKRALDASLRPLLGGVSRCFRVNNQSMTLEDSRFLDIEMKVISTRCRHMTEVNNSTRHLNFSIDESPGAIAQTAMSCSSCERSCHESDTWHRDGSARGNASDLQNCSTIQSEMNPSSSNHLCSDDHSYTDKSNIPGFGLSNNDGGRQSDLVPGTYLHVQVQDIMVSTSSEERAVSNGHIQQNHSSGECSTPPNHSQSLASIPVSPASFLRSAAKSFKNTPSILRRRKHESSKQLFVDC
- the LOC135611376 gene encoding E3 ubiquitin-protein ligase RMA1-like; this translates as MEEVDGIPRAYIHRACSGKEKPEEKDLSTKSGISDDAASPASSMNGCFDCNICLDFVVDPVVTLCGHLYCWPCIYKWMQVESMSPRQCPVCKASLSQDTLVPLYGRGGQSPVADSEVPHRPTLHRDHAVFTSVVDHRPRGTEDAAYVDRYQPTQQPQFRRHQHDYSGYASLLGTSYTSGGSSSLLFAPLFRSTAGGVLGGLAILPWAQRNHGMNTYYASPYPFASGSNNPRLLRHQMQVESSLHQICLFLFFCALLCLLLF
- the LOC135597632 gene encoding transcription factor MYB3R-2-like isoform X2, which encodes MVEELDVGEAKAERAPEVPPSFSSPVPPRKISGPTRRSTKGGWTNEEDAILSRAVKQFDGRNWKRIGRTDIQCLHRWQKVLNPELVKGSWTKEEDECIIKLVAKHGCKRWSIIAKSLSGRIGKQCRERWYNHLNPAIKKDAWTPEEEVTLIYAHKKYGNKWAEIAKHLHGRAENSIKNHWNCSLKKKLASYLSSKSFDQPSGVIALNLEDCIQKVGCLEADSSEQGILGFGSHFTANAAVLDHQNPSKRALDASLRPLLGGVSRCFRVNNQSMTLEDSRFLDIEMKVISTRCRHMTEVNNSTRHLNFSIDESPGAIAQTAMSCSSCERSCHESDTWHRDGSARGNASDLQNCSTIQSEMNPSSSNHLCSDDHSYTDKSNIPGFGLSNNDGGRQSDLVPGTYLHVQVQDIMVSTSSEERAVSNGHIQQNHSSGECSTPPNHSQSLASIPVSPASFLRSAAKSFKNTPSILRRRKHESSKQLFVDC